In Pseudomonas sp. Leaf58, one DNA window encodes the following:
- a CDS encoding FMN-binding glutamate synthase family protein: MSLSLLSRYAFFAACVLFTLASLPFTHHEWLWPFTLSTAILSLIGLFDLLQQRHAVRRNYPVLGNIRYLVEAIRPEIRQYLLEADSDALPFSRAQRSLVYARAKNEASDKPFGTLIDVYESGFEFIGHSMRPAPLTDPASFRVIVGGPQCSQPYSASIFNISAMSFGSLSANAIRALNQGAKLGNFHHDTGEGSISPYHREHGGDLVWELGSGYFGCRTPDGRFDPERFATQARSPQVRMIEIKMSQGAKPGHGGILPKHKVTQEIAETRGVLMGEDCISPSRHSAFSTPIEMMQFIAQLRELSGGKPVGFKFCLGHPWEFMGIAKAMLETGILPDFIVVDGKEGGTGAAPVEFTDHIGVPLREGLLFVHNTLVGLNLRDKIKLGASGKIVSAFDIASVLAIGADWANSARGFMFAIGCIQSQSCHTNKCPTGVATQDPLRQRALVVPDKAQRVVNFHHNTLRALAEMLAAAGLEHPAQLEAKHLVRRVSATEIKLFSQMHVFLKPGELLTGEVNGQFYSRMWQLARADSFEPNSEIAA; the protein is encoded by the coding sequence ATGAGCCTGTCACTTCTCAGCCGCTATGCCTTCTTCGCCGCCTGTGTGCTGTTCACCCTGGCGAGCCTGCCCTTCACCCACCATGAATGGCTGTGGCCGTTCACCCTGAGCACCGCCATCCTCAGCCTGATCGGCCTGTTCGACCTGCTGCAGCAACGCCACGCGGTACGCCGCAACTACCCGGTCCTGGGCAACATCCGTTACTTGGTGGAAGCCATTCGCCCGGAAATCCGCCAGTACCTGCTGGAGGCCGACAGCGATGCCCTGCCGTTTTCCCGCGCCCAGCGCTCGCTGGTGTACGCCCGCGCGAAGAACGAAGCCTCGGATAAACCCTTCGGCACGTTGATCGACGTGTATGAGTCCGGCTTCGAATTCATCGGCCACTCGATGCGCCCGGCCCCCCTGACCGACCCGGCAAGCTTTCGGGTCATCGTCGGCGGGCCACAGTGCAGCCAGCCGTATTCGGCATCGATCTTCAACATTTCAGCCATGAGCTTCGGCTCGCTCAGCGCCAACGCCATCCGCGCCCTCAACCAGGGCGCCAAGCTGGGCAATTTTCACCATGACACCGGTGAAGGTAGCATCAGCCCCTATCACCGCGAGCATGGTGGCGACCTGGTGTGGGAGCTGGGCAGCGGCTACTTCGGTTGCCGCACGCCGGATGGGCGCTTCGACCCCGAACGCTTCGCCACCCAGGCCCGCAGCCCACAAGTGCGCATGATCGAAATCAAGATGAGCCAAGGCGCCAAGCCCGGCCATGGCGGCATCCTGCCCAAGCACAAGGTGACCCAGGAAATTGCCGAAACCCGGGGCGTCTTGATGGGTGAAGACTGCATCTCGCCGTCCCGCCACAGCGCCTTCTCCACCCCCATCGAGATGATGCAGTTCATCGCCCAGCTGCGTGAGCTGTCTGGCGGTAAACCGGTAGGTTTCAAATTCTGCCTGGGCCACCCGTGGGAGTTCATGGGCATTGCCAAGGCCATGCTGGAAACCGGCATCCTGCCCGATTTCATCGTCGTCGACGGCAAGGAAGGCGGCACCGGTGCAGCACCCGTGGAGTTCACCGACCACATTGGCGTGCCGCTGCGTGAGGGCCTGCTGTTCGTGCACAACACTTTGGTTGGCCTGAACCTGCGCGACAAGATCAAGCTAGGGGCCAGCGGCAAGATCGTCAGCGCCTTCGACATCGCCAGCGTACTGGCCATTGGCGCCGATTGGGCCAACTCGGCGCGCGGCTTCATGTTCGCCATCGGCTGTATCCAGTCGCAAAGCTGTCACACCAACAAGTGCCCGACCGGCGTTGCCACGCAAGACCCGCTACGCCAGCGGGCGCTGGTTGTACCGGACAAGGCTCAGCGGGTCGTTAACTTCCACCACAACACCTTGCGTGCTCTGGCGGAAATGCTTGCCGCTGCGGGGCTGGAGCACCCGGCGCAGCTGGAGGCCAAGCACCTGGTGCGGCGCGTGTCGGCCACCGAAATCAAGCTGTTCTCGCAGATGCATGTGTTTTTGAAGCCGGGGGAACTGCTGACCGGCGAGGTGAACGGCCAGTTCTATTCGCGCATGTGGCAATTGGCGCGAGCGGACAGCTTTGAGCCCAATAGCGAAATAGCGGCGTGA
- a CDS encoding NUDIX domain-containing protein: protein MPNTIRIAAALLIDPLGRTLLVRKRGTQAFMQPGGKIDAGESPVQALVRELHEELGLRIDPAQAVHLGQFSAAAANEPGFDVQAELFRVDSAEAVVPAAEIEEVVWLDADQTPAMTLAPLTRDLILPLYYQQALNAPR from the coding sequence GTGCCCAACACCATCCGCATTGCCGCCGCCCTGCTGATCGACCCCCTGGGCCGCACCCTGCTGGTGCGTAAGCGCGGGACCCAGGCCTTCATGCAGCCCGGCGGCAAGATCGATGCTGGCGAATCGCCGGTGCAGGCACTGGTGCGCGAGTTGCACGAGGAGCTGGGCCTGCGCATCGACCCCGCCCAGGCCGTGCACCTGGGCCAGTTCAGCGCCGCGGCCGCCAACGAGCCGGGCTTTGACGTTCAAGCCGAACTGTTCCGTGTCGACAGCGCCGAAGCCGTGGTCCCGGCCGCGGAAATTGAAGAGGTAGTGTGGCTGGACGCCGACCAGACGCCAGCGATGACGCTGGCGCCGCTGACCCGCGACCTGATCTTGCCGTTGTACTACCAGCAGGCGCTCAACGCACCGCGCTGA
- a CDS encoding amino acid permease, with amino-acid sequence MPVGNHSAHGQANEGGPLKRELGERHIRLMALGACIGVGLFLGSAKAIEMAGPAIMLSYIIGGLAILVIMRALGEMAVHNPVAGSFSRYAQDYLGPLAGFLTGWNYWFLWLVTCVAEITAVAIYMGIWFPDVPRWIWALAALGSMGAVNLVAVKAFGEFEFWFALIKIVTIVAMVLGGIGIIAFGFGNDGVAVGISNLWSNGGFMPNGVTGVLMSLQMVMFAYLGVEMIGLTAGEARNPQKTIPQAIGSVFWRILLFYVGALFVILSIYPWNEIGSQGSPFVMTFERLGIKTAAGIINFVVITAALSSCNGGIFSTGRMLYSLAQNGQAPAAFARTSNNGVPRNALLLSIGALLLGVLANYLVPEKVFVWVTSIATFGAIWTWVMILLAQLKFRAGLSTAERKALKYRMWLWPLSSYLALAFLVLVVGLMAYFEDTRVALYIGPAFLVLLTVLYYTFRLAPKEAQGVASTAS; translated from the coding sequence ATGCCAGTCGGCAACCACTCTGCCCACGGCCAAGCCAATGAAGGCGGCCCGCTCAAGCGTGAACTGGGCGAACGGCACATCCGCCTGATGGCGCTGGGCGCCTGCATCGGTGTTGGTCTTTTCCTCGGTTCGGCCAAGGCCATCGAAATGGCCGGCCCGGCCATCATGCTGTCCTACATCATCGGCGGCTTGGCCATCCTGGTGATCATGCGCGCCCTTGGCGAAATGGCCGTGCACAACCCTGTCGCCGGCTCCTTCAGCCGCTATGCACAGGACTACCTTGGCCCACTGGCGGGCTTTCTTACCGGTTGGAACTACTGGTTCCTGTGGTTGGTGACCTGCGTTGCCGAAATTACCGCGGTAGCCATCTACATGGGCATCTGGTTCCCTGATGTACCGCGCTGGATCTGGGCCCTTGCGGCCCTGGGGAGCATGGGTGCGGTCAACCTGGTGGCGGTGAAGGCCTTCGGTGAATTCGAGTTCTGGTTCGCCCTGATCAAGATTGTCACCATCGTTGCCATGGTCCTTGGCGGCATCGGCATCATTGCCTTTGGCTTCGGCAATGACGGCGTGGCAGTGGGTATCTCCAACCTGTGGAGCAACGGCGGCTTCATGCCCAATGGCGTGACCGGCGTGCTGATGTCGCTGCAGATGGTGATGTTCGCTTACCTGGGCGTGGAAATGATTGGCCTGACCGCCGGTGAAGCACGCAACCCGCAAAAGACCATTCCACAGGCCATAGGCTCGGTGTTCTGGCGCATCCTGTTGTTCTACGTCGGTGCGCTGTTCGTAATCCTGTCGATCTACCCGTGGAACGAAATCGGCAGCCAGGGCAGCCCGTTCGTGATGACCTTCGAGCGCCTCGGCATCAAGACCGCCGCTGGCATTATCAACTTCGTGGTCATTACCGCGGCACTGTCGTCGTGCAATGGCGGCATTTTCAGCACCGGGCGCATGCTCTATAGCCTGGCGCAAAACGGCCAGGCCCCGGCGGCCTTCGCCCGTACCTCGAACAATGGCGTGCCGCGCAATGCGCTGCTGCTGTCGATCGGCGCGCTACTGCTGGGTGTGCTGGCCAACTACCTGGTACCGGAAAAGGTCTTCGTCTGGGTTACTTCGATCGCTACCTTCGGTGCAATCTGGACCTGGGTGATGATCCTGCTGGCGCAGTTGAAGTTCCGCGCTGGCCTCAGCACCGCCGAGCGCAAGGCGCTGAAGTACCGCATGTGGTTGTGGCCGCTGAGCTCGTACCTGGCGCTGGCCTTCCTGGTGCTGGTGGTCGGCCTGATGGCGTACTTCGAGGACACCCGCGTGGCCCTGTACATCGGCCCGGCGTTCCTGGTGCTGTTGACGGTGCTGTATTACACGTTCCGCCTGGCGCCGAAAGAAGCGCAGGGTGTGGCCAGTACCGCTTCCTGA
- the metR gene encoding transcriptional regulator MetR, whose protein sequence is MLEIRHLKTLHALREADSLVEAAERLHLTQSALSHQFKELEERLGLPLFVRKSKPIRFTSAGLRLLQLADATLPLLRGAERDIARLAGGTAGRLHMAIECHSCFQWLMPTIDQFRDAWPEVELDLASGFAFAPLPALARGDLDLVVTSDPVDLAGITYVPLFTYEAMLAVANQHPLASKPYIVPQDLLDQTLITYPVERDRLDIFTRFLEPADIEPAAVRTSELTVMMMQLVASGRGVCGMPHWALHEYSSRGYVKGKRLGDKGLFATLYAAVRTDMLDAPYMRDFLLTAKDTSFATLDGVSAVR, encoded by the coding sequence GTGCTGGAGATCCGTCACCTGAAAACCCTTCATGCCCTACGCGAGGCCGACAGCCTGGTAGAGGCCGCCGAGCGCCTGCACCTGACCCAATCAGCGCTGTCGCACCAGTTCAAGGAGCTGGAAGAGCGCCTGGGCTTGCCCCTTTTCGTGCGCAAGAGCAAGCCGATTCGTTTCACCAGCGCCGGCCTGCGCCTGCTGCAACTGGCCGACGCCACCTTGCCGCTGCTGCGCGGCGCCGAGCGTGACATCGCGCGCCTGGCGGGTGGTACCGCCGGGCGCCTGCACATGGCCATCGAATGCCACAGTTGCTTCCAGTGGCTGATGCCGACCATCGACCAGTTCCGCGATGCCTGGCCGGAAGTGGAGCTGGACCTGGCCTCCGGCTTTGCTTTCGCCCCGTTGCCGGCCCTGGCCCGTGGTGACCTCGACCTGGTGGTAACCTCCGACCCAGTGGACCTGGCGGGGATCACCTATGTGCCCCTGTTTACCTACGAAGCGATGCTGGCCGTGGCCAATCAACACCCCCTGGCCAGCAAGCCGTACATCGTGCCGCAGGACCTGCTCGACCAAACCCTGATCACTTACCCGGTGGAGCGCGACCGCCTGGACATCTTCACCCGCTTCCTGGAGCCGGCCGACATCGAGCCGGCCGCCGTGCGCACTTCGGAGCTGACGGTGATGATGATGCAGCTGGTGGCCAGCGGCCGTGGCGTGTGCGGCATGCCGCATTGGGCCCTGCACGAGTACAGCTCGCGCGGTTACGTGAAGGGCAAGCGCCTGGGTGACAAAGGTTTGTTCGCCACGCTGTATGCCGCAGTGCGCACCGATATGCTCGATGCGCCGTACATGCGCGACTTTTTGCTGACCGCCAAGGACACCTCGTTCGCCACCCTCGATGGCGTCAGCGCGGTGCGTTGA
- a CDS encoding DEAD/DEAH box helicase, with translation MNLPAKHHPVLELFHPAVRTWFRRHFATVTDAQAQAWPLIHTGQSMLLAAPTGSGKTLSAFLAVLDELFREGLEHQGELPAHTKVIYVSPLKALSNDIRLNLQAPLEGISQALAEQGLNAPRITTAVRTGDTPQKERAAMRKLAPHILVTTPESLYVLMGSASGREGLASVHTVIVDEIHALAGNKRGAHLALTLERLQALCKRPLRRIGLSATQRPVERVAQFLVGTGRPCAIVDVGHARQRDLAIEVPPVPLGAVMATDVWGLVYDRLAELARVHRTTLVFVNTRRLAERVTRHLSDRLGRAAVAAHHGSLSKELRLDAEQRLKHGQLQVLVATASLELGIDIGDIDLVCQIASPGSIAAFLQRVGRAGHQVDGVPKGRLFPTSRDDLIECVALLDCVRRGELDELHIPRAPLDVLAQQIVAEASNQPWHEQALFQCLRQATPYADLDQHHYQALLRMLAEGYNGRQGVRSAYLHRDAVSATLRGRRGSQLTALTSGGTIPDNADYAVLLEPQALNIGSVNEDFAVESIAGDIFQLGNASYRIVRVEPGRVRVEDAQGLPPTIPFWLGEAPGRSDELSAAVARLQAQVDQQLARAGDNQAEVLAWLQGTFELGEASASQLLDYLARTREVLGALPAQDTLLMERFFDESGGTQLIIHSPYGSRINRAWGLALRKRFCRTFNFELQAAASEDAIVLSLSTSHSFELDDVWRYLHSRSAEPILIQAVLDAPLFGVRWRWNASVAMALPRFVGGRKVAPQLQRMKSEDLVAAVFPEQLACLENIAGERQIPDHPLVEQTLDDCLHEAMDSEGWLALLRRMESGAVRLLCRDLPAPSPLASAILNARPYAFLDDAPLEERRTQAVLNRRWNELRSGDELGALDADAIAAVAAEAWPQPGNADEMHEALMGLGAISEDEVQGNASWELLLRQLAKAGRALRLVDAKLWLARERLSLLQVLYPGARREPALQVLPGFDQAVEPAPALVELLRARLSGHGPLTQAQIAAPLGQPLQAIEQGLTHLEADGYVLRGHFSPGVDDLQWCERHLLARIHRYTVKRLRREIEPVSLQHFMRFLFDWQHLAPEERLRGPQAVAEVLGQLQGFPSAAGAWEAELLPARIHDYSPHWLDDACRSGQFAWSRLAATVSSNTLSSTPLVLLPREHLGLWRSLAPLPALDSLGARAQRVHEVLQAHGALFFDELTVDAHLLPSELETALQELVGAGLVGADSFTGLRSLITPAAKRTARNSRRGHPPRSSSMSHAGRWALLRRSAVDDNQRLEHIARALLRRYGVVCWRLLERESDVLPPWRELLRCYHRLEARGEIRGGRFIAGLAGEQFALPEAVGLLRQVRRRALDAALVVVSASDPLNLIGSLLPGAKVPAVTGNRLLYRDGVPVAVRVAGRYSFLVEAPAQEQESWRQKLLRATP, from the coding sequence ATGAACCTGCCCGCCAAACACCACCCGGTGCTCGAGCTGTTCCACCCCGCCGTGCGCACCTGGTTCCGTCGCCATTTCGCCACGGTAACCGACGCCCAGGCCCAGGCCTGGCCATTGATCCACACCGGCCAGTCGATGCTACTGGCCGCACCGACTGGCTCGGGCAAAACCCTCAGCGCGTTCCTGGCCGTGCTCGACGAATTGTTCCGCGAAGGCCTGGAGCACCAAGGCGAGCTGCCCGCGCACACCAAAGTGATCTACGTTTCACCCCTAAAAGCCCTGTCCAACGACATCCGCCTGAACCTGCAAGCCCCGCTCGAAGGCATCAGCCAAGCCCTCGCTGAACAAGGCTTGAACGCCCCGCGCATCACCACTGCCGTGCGCACCGGCGATACGCCGCAGAAGGAACGTGCCGCCATGCGCAAGCTGGCGCCGCATATTCTGGTAACCACCCCCGAATCGCTCTACGTGCTGATGGGCTCGGCTTCGGGCCGTGAAGGCCTGGCCAGCGTGCACACGGTGATCGTCGACGAAATCCATGCCCTGGCCGGCAACAAGCGCGGCGCCCACCTGGCGCTGACCCTGGAGCGCCTGCAGGCCCTGTGCAAGCGGCCGCTGCGGCGCATCGGCCTGTCGGCCACGCAACGCCCGGTCGAGCGGGTGGCGCAATTTTTGGTCGGCACCGGGCGCCCCTGCGCCATCGTCGATGTCGGCCATGCACGGCAGCGCGATTTGGCCATCGAAGTACCGCCCGTACCGCTTGGCGCGGTAATGGCTACCGATGTCTGGGGCCTGGTCTACGACCGCCTGGCCGAGCTGGCCCGGGTGCACCGCACCACCCTGGTGTTCGTCAACACCCGGCGCCTGGCCGAACGCGTCACCCGCCACCTCAGCGACCGCCTGGGCAGAGCGGCGGTTGCCGCGCACCATGGCAGCCTGTCCAAAGAGCTACGCCTGGATGCCGAGCAACGCTTGAAACACGGCCAGCTGCAGGTGCTGGTGGCCACTGCGTCACTGGAACTGGGCATCGACATCGGCGACATCGACTTGGTTTGCCAGATAGCTTCGCCGGGGTCGATAGCGGCCTTCCTGCAACGGGTTGGCCGCGCCGGCCACCAGGTCGATGGCGTGCCCAAGGGGCGCTTGTTCCCGACCTCACGCGACGACCTGATCGAATGCGTGGCCCTGCTCGACTGCGTACGCCGGGGCGAACTGGACGAACTGCACATCCCCCGGGCGCCACTGGACGTGCTGGCCCAGCAGATCGTCGCCGAAGCCAGCAACCAGCCCTGGCATGAACAGGCCTTGTTCCAATGCCTGCGCCAGGCCACGCCCTACGCCGACCTCGACCAACACCATTACCAAGCCCTGTTACGCATGCTCGCCGAGGGCTACAACGGCCGCCAAGGCGTGCGCAGCGCCTACCTGCACCGCGACGCGGTGAGCGCCACCTTGCGTGGCCGCCGGGGTAGCCAGCTGACTGCCCTGACCAGTGGCGGCACCATCCCCGACAACGCTGACTATGCCGTGCTGCTCGAGCCACAGGCGCTGAACATCGGCAGCGTCAACGAAGACTTTGCCGTGGAAAGCATCGCCGGCGATATCTTCCAGCTGGGCAACGCCTCCTATCGCATTGTGCGCGTCGAGCCTGGCCGGGTGCGGGTGGAAGATGCCCAAGGCCTGCCGCCGACCATTCCATTCTGGCTGGGCGAGGCGCCGGGGCGCAGCGACGAGCTGTCTGCCGCGGTAGCACGGCTGCAGGCGCAGGTCGACCAGCAGCTGGCGCGCGCTGGCGACAATCAGGCCGAGGTACTGGCGTGGTTGCAGGGCACGTTCGAACTGGGCGAAGCCAGCGCCAGCCAGTTGCTCGACTACCTGGCCCGGACCCGCGAAGTACTCGGCGCCCTGCCCGCGCAAGACACGCTGCTGATGGAGCGCTTTTTCGATGAGTCCGGCGGCACCCAGCTGATCATCCATTCGCCCTATGGCAGCCGCATCAACCGCGCCTGGGGCCTGGCCCTGCGCAAGCGTTTCTGCCGCACCTTCAACTTCGAGTTGCAGGCGGCAGCCAGCGAGGACGCCATCGTCCTGTCGCTGTCCACCAGCCACAGTTTCGAACTGGACGACGTGTGGCGTTACCTGCATAGCCGCAGCGCCGAGCCGATCCTCATCCAGGCCGTGCTCGATGCACCGTTGTTCGGCGTGCGCTGGCGCTGGAATGCCAGCGTGGCCATGGCCCTGCCGCGCTTCGTGGGTGGGCGCAAGGTGGCGCCACAGCTCCAGCGGATGAAAAGCGAAGACCTGGTGGCCGCCGTGTTCCCCGAGCAGCTCGCCTGCCTGGAGAACATCGCCGGCGAGCGGCAGATACCCGATCACCCACTGGTCGAGCAAACCCTTGACGACTGCCTGCACGAGGCGATGGACAGCGAAGGCTGGCTGGCGCTGTTGCGGCGTATGGAAAGTGGCGCGGTGCGCCTGCTGTGCCGTGACCTGCCCGCCCCTTCGCCGCTGGCTTCGGCCATCCTCAATGCCCGGCCCTATGCCTTTCTGGATGACGCGCCGCTGGAAGAACGGCGCACCCAGGCGGTGCTCAACCGGCGCTGGAACGAGCTGCGCAGTGGCGACGAGCTCGGCGCACTGGACGCCGATGCCATTGCCGCCGTCGCTGCCGAGGCCTGGCCGCAGCCAGGCAACGCCGACGAAATGCATGAGGCGTTGATGGGCCTGGGTGCCATCAGCGAGGACGAGGTGCAGGGCAATGCCAGCTGGGAGCTGCTGCTGCGCCAGTTGGCCAAAGCCGGGCGGGCGTTGCGCCTGGTAGATGCAAAACTGTGGCTGGCGCGTGAGCGGTTAAGCCTGTTGCAGGTGCTGTACCCCGGTGCCCGGCGCGAACCTGCACTGCAGGTGTTGCCCGGCTTCGATCAGGCCGTCGAGCCAGCCCCCGCGCTGGTCGAATTGCTGCGCGCCCGCCTGAGCGGCCATGGCCCGCTGACCCAGGCACAAATTGCCGCACCGCTTGGCCAGCCGCTGCAAGCCATCGAACAAGGCCTGACCCACCTGGAAGCCGATGGCTATGTGCTGCGTGGGCATTTCAGCCCCGGGGTCGATGACCTGCAATGGTGCGAGCGCCATTTACTGGCGCGCATCCACCGCTACACGGTCAAGCGCCTGCGCCGGGAAATCGAGCCGGTCAGCCTGCAACACTTCATGCGTTTTCTGTTCGATTGGCAGCACCTGGCGCCTGAGGAACGCCTGCGCGGCCCACAGGCGGTGGCCGAAGTGCTGGGCCAGTTGCAGGGTTTCCCCAGCGCCGCCGGCGCCTGGGAGGCCGAACTGCTGCCGGCGCGCATTCACGACTACAGCCCGCACTGGCTCGACGATGCCTGCCGCAGCGGGCAGTTCGCCTGGAGCCGGCTGGCCGCCACCGTGTCGAGCAACACCTTGTCGAGCACACCACTGGTGCTGCTGCCCCGCGAGCACCTCGGCCTGTGGCGCAGCCTTGCCCCGCTGCCGGCTCTGGACAGCCTAGGTGCACGGGCGCAGCGCGTCCACGAGGTGCTGCAGGCGCATGGCGCGCTGTTCTTCGACGAGCTGACAGTGGATGCCCACCTGCTGCCCAGCGAGCTGGAGACGGCCTTGCAAGAACTGGTAGGCGCAGGCCTGGTGGGGGCCGACAGCTTCACCGGCCTGCGCAGCCTGATCACCCCGGCGGCAAAACGCACCGCGCGCAACAGCCGGCGCGGCCACCCGCCGCGCTCCAGCAGCATGTCCCATGCCGGGCGCTGGGCCTTGTTGCGCCGCAGCGCGGTGGACGACAACCAGCGCCTGGAGCACATCGCCCGGGCCCTGCTGCGGCGCTATGGGGTAGTGTGCTGGCGGCTACTGGAGCGCGAAAGTGATGTGCTGCCGCCGTGGCGCGAGCTGCTGCGTTGCTACCACCGGCTGGAGGCGCGGGGCGAAATTCGTGGCGGGCGCTTCATTGCCGGGCTGGCGGGTGAACAATTCGCCTTGCCCGAGGCGGTGGGGCTGCTGCGGCAGGTGCGCCGGCGTGCACTGGACGCAGCACTGGTGGTGGTCAGTGCCAGTGACCCGCTGAACCTGATCGGGTCGTTGCTGCCGGGGGCGAAAGTGCCAGCGGTGACTGGCAACCGCCTGTTGTATCGCGATGGCGTGCCGGTAGCGGTGCGGGTGGCCGGGCGCTATTCGTTCCTGGTCGAGGCGCCAGCACAGGAGCAGGAAAGCTGGCGGCAAAAGCTGCTGCGCGCCACACCCTGA
- a CDS encoding alpha/beta fold hydrolase gives MRAFWFFLFFIFSAPASFAEQRCDAQVPVQRAELGAVSLVYQSVGAPRDPALLLVMGLGGQLIHWPDDVVEALCRQGFRVIRYDNRDVGLSRWKQLPPSANLTVELLRYKLGLSVASPYTLTDMADDGLHLMDALGVHQFHVLGVSMGGMIAQHLAAMAPERVRSLTLVMSSSGAAGLPAPDPALVQLLARRSAPNRAVAIEQQADLLAALGSPQVHDDRALLLQQAAVAYDRAFNPEGAKRQIMAILAEPSRVELLNQLRVPTLVVHGTADPLLPVMHGVHLAAHIQGSQLRLIPGLAHRFQEAFKAPLLGAVLPYLQAHRQDVKHIAGL, from the coding sequence ATGCGGGCTTTTTGGTTTTTTCTGTTCTTCATATTCAGCGCACCTGCGAGTTTCGCCGAACAGCGTTGTGACGCCCAGGTGCCGGTACAGCGGGCCGAACTGGGCGCGGTCAGCCTGGTGTATCAAAGCGTCGGTGCCCCGCGCGACCCAGCCTTGCTGCTGGTCATGGGCCTGGGTGGGCAACTGATCCATTGGCCGGATGACGTGGTCGAGGCGTTGTGCCGCCAGGGCTTTCGGGTGATCCGCTATGACAACCGCGATGTTGGCCTGTCCCGCTGGAAGCAATTGCCACCGTCGGCCAACCTGACGGTTGAACTGCTGCGCTACAAGTTGGGCTTGTCGGTGGCGTCGCCCTATACCCTGACTGACATGGCGGACGATGGGCTGCACCTGATGGATGCGTTGGGTGTGCACCAGTTTCATGTGCTGGGGGTGAGCATGGGCGGCATGATCGCCCAGCACCTGGCGGCCATGGCGCCCGAACGCGTGCGCAGCCTGACGCTGGTGATGTCTAGCTCCGGGGCGGCGGGCTTGCCGGCGCCGGATCCGGCGCTGGTGCAGTTGCTGGCCCGGCGCAGCGCACCCAACCGAGCAGTGGCCATCGAACAGCAGGCCGACCTGCTGGCGGCCTTAGGCAGCCCACAGGTGCACGACGATCGCGCGCTGTTGTTACAGCAGGCAGCCGTGGCCTACGACCGGGCGTTCAACCCGGAGGGGGCCAAACGCCAGATCATGGCGATTCTGGCCGAGCCGAGCCGGGTCGAGTTGCTTAACCAGCTGCGGGTGCCGACCTTGGTGGTGCATGGCACGGCCGACCCGTTGCTGCCGGTGATGCATGGCGTGCATCTGGCGGCGCATATCCAGGGCAGCCAGCTGCGTTTGATACCGGGGTTGGCGCACCGCTTCCAGGAGGCGTTCAAGGCGCCGCTGCTGGGGGCGGTGTTGCCCTATCTGCAGGCGCATCGGCAGGATGTTAAGCATATCGCCGGGCTTTGA